One Thermococcus kodakarensis KOD1 genomic window carries:
- a CDS encoding class III signal peptide-containing protein has protein sequence MFRLNRRKGQGAIEYLFMIAAALVIILIAVRYVSNSGSQAQEQGNIAQLQAQAELAKSNLISRNAWNDNYIVTWGDNGNKTLVIKPDSSTPLVNATATHADTYKSVISNDLTLKKVYDNCMAGDEKYCYILIDLG, from the coding sequence ATGTTCAGACTCAATAGGAGGAAGGGCCAGGGTGCCATCGAGTACCTCTTCATGATCGCGGCCGCCCTGGTTATAATCCTGATAGCTGTGAGGTACGTGAGCAACAGTGGAAGCCAGGCACAGGAACAGGGTAACATTGCCCAGCTTCAGGCCCAGGCTGAGCTTGCCAAGAGCAACCTTATAAGCAGAAACGCTTGGAATGACAACTATATAGTGACCTGGGGTGACAATGGAAACAAGACTCTTGTTATAAAACCGGATAGTTCTACTCCCCTAGTTAACGCAACGGCTACTCATGCAGATACATACAAATCAGTAATCAGCAACGATTTGACTCTCAAGAAGGTCTATGACAACTGTATGGCTGGGGATGAGAAGTATTGCTATATCTTAATTGATCTTGGCTGA
- a CDS encoding site-2 protease family protein, translating to MPRGIYECVNCGHREVLDSTEPVIERACPKCGGDMILVGYAVSGVESPNVRSGREEVPAPEGSGVSPGVEVPRESPHGLPPEVEAKLNEFYSLRFYGFDGHVAVFEVLDIYEKNFERVLRELENLGYWAALKKRDGRIVLFVFPAGKIPPDNPWLPWLFLVLTVLSTFFAGYYLALNYIATLEHYGLPGLRNPYIIALSFSVSVMAIIGTHELGHKIAATYHGVKATMPYFIPFPNILGTLGAVIRVKSPLPTRNAAIDLGVSGPIAGFLVAVPVTVLGLKLSVLVPMSMVPSTEGGLYFGTNLLFEALQRLVLNVQGDYVIFLHPVAIAGWVGILVTFLNLIPVAQLDGGHILRAFISEKAHKMITYAAALLLVGMSYLWSGWLIWAILIIFIGSAGNPGALDEVSPISKGRIVLALTALVIFVITATPRPLWTA from the coding sequence ATGCCGAGGGGAATATACGAGTGCGTAAACTGCGGCCACAGGGAAGTTCTGGATTCCACCGAACCCGTGATTGAGAGGGCCTGTCCCAAGTGCGGCGGCGACATGATACTAGTGGGCTATGCTGTAAGCGGTGTAGAATCTCCGAACGTCCGTTCTGGGAGGGAGGAAGTCCCAGCTCCCGAGGGGAGTGGAGTTTCTCCCGGGGTTGAAGTCCCGAGAGAATCGCCTCACGGTCTTCCCCCAGAGGTCGAGGCAAAGCTGAATGAGTTCTACTCTCTGAGGTTTTACGGCTTTGATGGGCACGTGGCGGTCTTTGAGGTTCTCGACATCTACGAAAAAAACTTTGAGAGGGTTCTCAGGGAGCTTGAGAACCTCGGCTACTGGGCGGCCCTTAAGAAGAGGGACGGCAGAATCGTGCTCTTCGTCTTTCCCGCTGGAAAGATACCCCCGGACAATCCGTGGCTCCCCTGGCTTTTCCTCGTGCTTACAGTACTCTCGACGTTCTTCGCCGGCTACTACCTGGCGCTCAACTACATCGCCACCCTTGAACACTACGGCCTTCCAGGCCTTAGAAACCCGTATATAATTGCGCTCTCCTTCTCGGTCAGCGTGATGGCCATAATAGGCACCCACGAACTCGGCCACAAGATAGCGGCCACCTACCACGGCGTTAAAGCGACGATGCCGTACTTCATACCTTTCCCAAACATCCTCGGGACGTTGGGAGCCGTGATAAGGGTGAAGTCACCGCTCCCTACCAGAAACGCCGCCATAGACCTCGGCGTCAGCGGGCCGATAGCGGGCTTCCTCGTCGCCGTGCCAGTTACAGTGCTCGGTCTGAAGCTATCCGTGCTGGTGCCCATGAGCATGGTGCCATCAACGGAGGGCGGTCTCTACTTCGGAACCAACCTGCTCTTTGAGGCCCTCCAAAGGCTGGTGCTCAACGTACAGGGCGATTACGTGATTTTCCTTCATCCAGTAGCCATAGCTGGCTGGGTCGGAATACTGGTTACCTTCCTCAACCTAATCCCCGTCGCCCAGCTCGACGGCGGCCACATCCTTAGGGCGTTTATCAGCGAGAAGGCGCATAAGATGATAACCTACGCCGCAGCTCTGCTCCTCGTCGGGATGAGCTACCTCTGGAGCGGCTGGCTGATATGGGCCATACTGATAATCTTCATAGGCTCCGCTGGCAACCCGGGGGCTCTCGACGAGGTTAGTCCTATCTCGAAGGGCAGAATAGTTCTAGCACTAACGGCGCTTGTGATATTCGTGATTACAGCAACTCCGAGGCCGCTCTGGACGGCTTAG
- a CDS encoding DUF126 domain-containing protein, whose amino-acid sequence MKLKGRKIVGGKAEGEVIVSRKPLSFLGGVDPETGIVTDAESDIRGQSIAGKILVFPRGKGSTVGSYVIYALKKNNKAPKAIIVGEAETIVATGAIISDIPMVDGVDVSKLKTGMKVRVDADSGEVEILEDGE is encoded by the coding sequence ATGAAGCTCAAGGGCAGGAAGATCGTTGGGGGCAAAGCGGAGGGAGAAGTTATAGTCTCCAGGAAGCCCCTCTCCTTTCTCGGCGGCGTTGATCCCGAGACGGGCATCGTGACTGACGCCGAGAGCGACATCAGGGGTCAGAGCATAGCGGGAAAAATCCTCGTCTTCCCGAGGGGCAAGGGCTCCACGGTTGGTTCCTACGTCATCTACGCCCTCAAAAAGAACAACAAAGCCCCGAAGGCTATAATCGTCGGAGAAGCCGAGACTATAGTTGCCACGGGCGCGATTATATCAGACATTCCAATGGTTGACGGTGTGGATGTCTCAAAGCTCAAGACCGGGATGAAAGTCCGCGTCGATGCCGACAGCGGAGAGGTCGAAATCCTTGAGGATGGGGAGTAG
- a CDS encoding aconitase X catalytic domain-containing protein, whose translation MYLTKEEELILAGEYGYALQKAMEILVALGDIYGADRLIPIKSAQVAGVSYKNIGDAGIEFLRDFVEAGAKVSVYTTLNPAGIGDDEFMEKQMEVLELYRKMGIEVTSTCTPYYGANLPKFGDHIAWSESSAVSFANSILGARTNREGGPSSLAAAIVGKTPNYGLHLDENRKATVIVDVKAKVKTFADYSVLGYHVGKTLGNDVPYFKNLKPEKTEFLKELGAAMGATGSIALYHVEGETPEYREAITDKLETITVEDSDLKAVRESFQDDWSDIDMILIGCPHASLPEVKEIAELLRMRGKPLKIPLFITASRAVKALADALGYTEIIERYNGKIIPDSCFVVSPIKGWYRGIATNSGKSAFYFRSFGFSVRLDDVENLIKEAP comes from the coding sequence ATGTACCTGACGAAGGAGGAGGAGCTAATTTTAGCGGGAGAGTACGGCTACGCCCTCCAGAAGGCGATGGAGATACTCGTTGCCCTCGGCGACATCTACGGTGCTGACAGGCTCATTCCGATAAAGAGCGCCCAGGTGGCGGGAGTCTCCTACAAGAACATCGGTGATGCTGGAATCGAGTTCCTGAGGGACTTTGTAGAGGCTGGAGCGAAGGTCAGTGTTTACACAACCCTCAATCCGGCGGGAATAGGCGACGACGAGTTCATGGAAAAGCAGATGGAAGTCCTTGAGCTTTACAGAAAGATGGGCATTGAGGTCACATCTACCTGCACCCCGTACTACGGCGCAAACCTCCCCAAGTTCGGGGACCATATAGCCTGGAGCGAGAGTTCAGCGGTCAGCTTCGCCAACTCCATACTTGGAGCGAGGACAAATAGGGAAGGTGGACCTTCAAGCCTCGCCGCTGCCATCGTCGGCAAAACTCCAAACTACGGCCTCCACCTCGATGAGAACAGGAAGGCAACGGTTATCGTTGACGTTAAAGCTAAGGTAAAGACCTTCGCAGACTACTCGGTTCTCGGCTACCACGTCGGCAAGACCCTCGGAAACGACGTCCCCTACTTCAAAAACCTAAAGCCTGAAAAGACCGAGTTCCTCAAGGAGCTCGGCGCCGCGATGGGGGCTACCGGCTCGATAGCCCTCTACCACGTTGAGGGAGAGACCCCTGAGTACAGGGAGGCTATAACTGACAAACTGGAAACGATAACCGTTGAGGACTCTGACCTTAAAGCCGTTAGAGAATCCTTCCAGGACGATTGGAGTGATATAGACATGATCCTGATTGGCTGTCCGCACGCTTCCCTGCCAGAGGTCAAGGAAATAGCAGAACTCCTGAGAATGCGCGGGAAGCCCCTCAAGATACCCCTCTTCATAACCGCCAGCAGGGCCGTGAAGGCTTTGGCGGATGCCCTGGGTTATACTGAGATAATCGAACGCTACAACGGGAAAATCATACCCGATTCATGTTTCGTCGTCTCGCCGATAAAGGGATGGTACAGGGGGATAGCCACGAACAGCGGAAAGTCGGCCTTCTACTTCCGTTCCTTCGGCTTCAGCGTACGGCTTGACGACGTTGAGAACCTGATAAAGGAGGCTCCGTGA
- a CDS encoding LAGLIDADG family homing endonuclease → MRRLRDLSVFELKEIMDYARTLRSEGLSYSAISSKIAEAYDVSVSRPTISRWCKGTHDPFNKINDVNLSPSPALSYVIGVYLGDGSIHNKDNGKYRIKLKVVDREFAEAFYNALKTLGLHPVFGFENDSTRVNRFYVEGSSKALYGFLKNPIEFLFEVAELYPAEFLRGFFDSEGFPVVSAGKRFRVYVEAVNSNLKLLEFSRKLLETKFKITSAIFKMYSKGQRVVIRGREYKSNVDMFGLRITRLMDIKRFHEEIGFTAERKTQKLQYALSLLECCPNDATMRWKERYIKVGREYRERGKPF, encoded by the coding sequence ATGAGAAGGTTGCGAGATTTATCAGTATTCGAACTCAAAGAGATTATGGACTATGCAAGAACTCTCCGTTCAGAGGGGCTTAGTTATTCAGCCATCTCATCAAAGATCGCTGAGGCATACGATGTTAGCGTTTCCCGACCTACCATCAGTAGATGGTGCAAGGGAACACACGACCCATTCAACAAAATAAACGATGTGAATTTGAGCCCGTCCCCAGCTCTCTCGTACGTGATTGGTGTTTATCTGGGAGACGGAAGCATTCATAACAAGGATAACGGAAAATACCGAATAAAGCTCAAGGTTGTAGACAGGGAATTTGCTGAGGCGTTTTACAATGCTCTGAAGACGCTGGGATTGCATCCCGTCTTTGGATTTGAAAACGATTCCACGAGAGTTAATCGTTTTTATGTTGAAGGCTCCAGCAAGGCTTTGTATGGATTTTTGAAAAATCCCATTGAATTCCTATTTGAGGTAGCAGAGTTGTATCCTGCGGAGTTTTTGAGGGGTTTCTTTGACAGTGAAGGTTTTCCGGTGGTCTCTGCTGGTAAAAGATTTAGAGTTTATGTGGAGGCTGTGAACTCGAATCTGAAACTGCTCGAATTTTCAAGGAAGTTGCTCGAGACAAAATTCAAGATAACATCCGCGATATTCAAGATGTATTCTAAAGGTCAGAGGGTTGTTATACGAGGACGGGAGTATAAATCAAATGTGGATATGTTTGGCCTGCGAATAACCAGATTAATGGACATTAAACGGTTCCACGAGGAAATTGGATTCACTGCAGAAAGAAAAACTCAAAAACTGCAGTATGCGCTCTCTCTTCTGGAATGCTGTCCCAACGATGCCACTATGCGTTGGAAGGAGAGATACATTAAAGTTGGTAGGGAGTATCGGGAGCGGGGCAAACCTTTTTAA
- a CDS encoding 30S ribosomal protein S15 has product MARIHARKRGKSGSKRPPRTAPPAWVEYTAEEVEALVVKLRKEGYSTAMIGTILRDQYGIPSVKLITGKKITKILEENGLAPEIPEDLMFLIRRAVNLRKHLEQHPKDKHSRRGLQLIESKIRRLVKYYRRTGKLPAKWRYDPEQAKLLVR; this is encoded by the coding sequence ATGGCGAGGATACACGCGAGAAAGAGGGGTAAGTCTGGTTCAAAGAGGCCACCGAGGACCGCTCCGCCGGCTTGGGTCGAGTACACGGCGGAGGAGGTCGAGGCTCTGGTTGTCAAGCTCAGGAAGGAAGGCTACAGCACGGCCATGATAGGCACGATTCTCCGCGACCAGTACGGCATTCCGAGCGTCAAGCTGATAACCGGCAAGAAGATAACCAAGATACTCGAAGAGAACGGCCTCGCTCCGGAGATTCCAGAGGACCTCATGTTCCTCATTAGGAGGGCCGTCAACCTCAGGAAGCACCTCGAGCAGCACCCGAAGGACAAGCACTCAAGGAGGGGCCTTCAGCTCATCGAGAGCAAGATCAGGAGGCTCGTCAAGTACTACCGCAGGACTGGCAAGCTCCCAGCCAAGTGGCGCTACGACCCAGAGCAGGCCAAGCTCCTGGTCCGCTGA
- a CDS encoding DHHA1 domain-containing protein: MDKEAFLERVREGAELIKMHIELGHTIRLISHRDADGITAGAILAKAVAREGGTFQLSIVKQVSEELIDQLAREKREIYVFSDLGSGSIELIEEKLNFATVVVADHHPPEKDSFSTDSHVLVNPVPFGANSVRDLSGSGVAYFVAREMNRKNRDMAYVAIVGAVGDMQEIDGTFHGLNLEIIEDGKELGILEVRKELRLFGRESRPLYQMLAYATNPEIPEITGDERKAIEWLRAKGFDPEMKYWQLREEEKRKLHEALLVHMIKHGAPKEAIDRLIGDVVISPLYPEGDVRHEAREFATLLNATGRLNAGTLGVAICLGDEEAYKVARKMLDDYKKEQIEARKFIIQNWNMVEEGEHAYVFYAGKNIRDTLVGIAANMAINAGLADPEKPVVVLADSDEDENLVKGSARTTEKALEKGYHLGEALKEVAEKLGGEGGGHAIAAGIRFPKNRIDEFIKLFNEALGRQVKGGGSEGEG; the protein is encoded by the coding sequence GTGGATAAGGAGGCTTTTTTGGAGCGCGTTAGGGAAGGGGCCGAGCTAATTAAGATGCATATCGAGTTAGGTCACACGATAAGGCTCATCTCCCACAGGGACGCTGACGGCATCACGGCAGGTGCGATTCTTGCGAAGGCCGTTGCGAGGGAAGGGGGAACCTTCCAGCTCAGCATCGTCAAGCAGGTGAGCGAGGAGCTTATAGACCAGCTGGCGAGGGAAAAGAGAGAAATCTACGTTTTCAGCGACCTCGGAAGCGGCTCAATTGAACTCATCGAAGAAAAGCTGAACTTTGCCACCGTCGTCGTTGCCGACCACCACCCACCCGAGAAGGACTCGTTCTCAACGGACTCCCACGTCCTTGTTAATCCGGTTCCATTCGGAGCAAACAGCGTTAGGGACTTGAGCGGCTCTGGGGTGGCCTACTTCGTCGCAAGGGAGATGAACAGAAAGAACAGGGACATGGCCTACGTAGCCATCGTCGGCGCCGTTGGGGATATGCAGGAGATAGACGGGACTTTTCACGGACTCAACCTTGAAATCATAGAGGACGGAAAGGAGCTGGGTATTCTCGAAGTCAGGAAAGAACTCAGGCTCTTTGGAAGGGAGAGCAGGCCGCTCTATCAGATGCTCGCCTACGCTACCAATCCTGAAATCCCGGAGATAACGGGAGACGAGAGGAAGGCAATAGAATGGCTCCGCGCCAAAGGCTTTGACCCTGAAATGAAGTACTGGCAGCTGAGGGAAGAGGAAAAGAGAAAGCTCCACGAGGCCCTCCTCGTCCACATGATAAAGCACGGAGCACCGAAGGAAGCAATAGACAGGCTCATTGGTGACGTTGTCATAAGCCCGCTCTACCCTGAGGGGGACGTAAGACATGAGGCGAGGGAGTTCGCAACGCTCCTCAACGCCACAGGAAGGCTGAACGCCGGAACGCTGGGAGTTGCTATCTGCCTGGGCGACGAGGAAGCCTACAAAGTTGCCAGAAAGATGCTCGACGACTACAAAAAAGAGCAGATAGAGGCGAGGAAGTTCATAATCCAGAACTGGAACATGGTCGAAGAGGGGGAGCACGCCTACGTCTTTTACGCTGGCAAGAACATACGGGACACTCTCGTTGGAATAGCAGCCAACATGGCCATCAACGCGGGTCTGGCTGACCCAGAGAAACCCGTGGTAGTTCTAGCCGACAGCGACGAGGACGAGAACCTGGTAAAAGGCTCTGCCAGAACCACGGAGAAGGCACTGGAGAAGGGCTACCACCTTGGGGAAGCGTTGAAAGAGGTTGCCGAAAAACTTGGCGGCGAGGGCGGTGGACACGCCATAGCCGCGGGCATACGCTTCCCGAAGAACAGGATAGACGAGTTCATTAAGCTCTTCAACGAAGCCCTCGGGAGGCAGGTGAAGGGCGGTGGAAGTGAAGGCGAGGGTTGA
- a CDS encoding KEOPS complex subunit Pcc1 → MEVKARVEIVWHYGDDAKARAIAEAIQVDNESMPEELKKSLNVQTRWVDGDVITKVKYSGEIDTLIKALDDIVFSVKIAEDSVEV, encoded by the coding sequence GTGGAAGTGAAGGCGAGGGTTGAGATAGTCTGGCACTACGGCGATGATGCCAAGGCGAGGGCAATAGCTGAAGCAATCCAGGTGGACAACGAGAGCATGCCCGAGGAACTAAAGAAAAGTTTAAATGTGCAAACCCGATGGGTTGATGGAGACGTCATAACAAAGGTTAAATACTCGGGTGAGATTGACACCCTCATCAAAGCGCTCGATGATATTGTGTTTTCGGTCAAAATCGCCGAAGATAGCGTAGAGGTGTGA
- a CDS encoding 30S ribosomal protein S3ae, translating to MARGNPRKRAAAAKDKWKMKEWYIVYAPDFFGSKEIGLTPADDPEKVIGRVIETTLKDLTGDFTKGHVKLYFQVYDVKGQNAYTKFKGHTLARSYIRSLVRRRTTRVDGIFNITTKDGYKLRVMGMVIAYRRIQTSQERAIRKIIQDIIYKKAEELNFADFVLQSVNGQIASEIAKEARKIYPIKRAEVRKIKVLAEPSA from the coding sequence ATGGCAAGAGGTAACCCAAGGAAGAGGGCCGCTGCGGCTAAGGATAAGTGGAAGATGAAAGAGTGGTACATCGTTTACGCTCCCGACTTCTTTGGGAGCAAGGAGATAGGCCTCACTCCCGCTGACGACCCTGAGAAGGTTATAGGCAGGGTTATTGAAACGACTCTGAAGGACCTCACCGGCGACTTCACCAAGGGCCACGTCAAGCTCTACTTCCAGGTCTACGACGTCAAGGGTCAGAACGCCTACACCAAGTTCAAGGGCCACACCCTCGCGAGGAGCTACATAAGGTCCCTCGTCAGGAGGAGGACCACCAGGGTTGATGGAATATTCAACATCACCACCAAGGACGGCTACAAGCTCCGCGTCATGGGCATGGTCATCGCCTACAGGAGGATTCAGACCAGCCAGGAGAGGGCTATCAGGAAGATCATCCAGGACATCATCTACAAGAAGGCCGAGGAGCTCAACTTCGCTGACTTCGTTCTCCAGTCTGTCAACGGTCAGATAGCCAGCGAGATAGCGAAGGAAGCGAGGAAGATATACCCGATCAAGCGCGCCGAGGTCAGGAAGATAAAGGTTCTCGCCGAGCCTTCCGCCTGA
- a CDS encoding type II toxin-antitoxin system VapC family toxin translates to MKRPVPEVIYLDTSALIALFNRNDKNHERAVSYLREALESGNLFLLSRPVLMEYLNGLSKRYGKEIAKENYDALTSSSFVYIENETEADWRKAWEFFFKYRDQRGIDLFDSLSFAIMERLGLKTAFTFDSDFEVHGFRTVP, encoded by the coding sequence ATGAAAAGGCCGGTGCCAGAAGTTATCTACCTTGACACGAGTGCGCTCATAGCCCTCTTCAACAGAAATGACAAGAACCATGAAAGGGCTGTATCTTACCTGAGGGAGGCCCTCGAGTCCGGGAACCTCTTTCTCCTCTCAAGGCCAGTGCTCATGGAGTACTTAAACGGCCTATCCAAGAGGTATGGAAAGGAGATCGCTAAGGAAAACTACGATGCCCTAACCTCGAGTAGCTTCGTGTACATTGAGAACGAAACGGAGGCAGATTGGAGAAAGGCTTGGGAGTTCTTCTTTAAGTATCGCGACCAGAGGGGTATTGACCTCTTCGATTCCCTCAGCTTTGCGATCATGGAAAGGCTCGGCCTGAAAACAGCTTTCACGTTTGACTCTGACTTTGAGGTTCATGGGTTTAGGACTGTACCATAA
- a CDS encoding SPOUT family RNA methylase, which yields MKFLVKTQRGMESVAGNYIREALPNAEVWASPMGYSGLVIVETNDENAEEKILEIPEVERVIPVLVETNAELKEIEKAADEIASLISKDETFAVKTKRRGKHDFSSIDVNRVLGARIKEITDADVNLSWPDKVVQVEIIGDRAYISVLPGEEYRKYTPDKFDARKLFSKVTLVQMPYWGDYKACRKFGEKIGRAAQAFEVKELIIAPKEKMDAYELMEFLRGIKIGQESRYQIQREAYPWKVEKVPVSVWDLYQVVRDKRRNKRLLIITDPKGPTLAEVKEKLAKDMHYAKEVVIFIGSREGIPRGLFRFADYVVDLAPYMTFATEHGIPATLVSLWEVYEEFLRKSEEKAEDSS from the coding sequence TTGAAGTTTCTCGTCAAGACTCAGAGGGGCATGGAGTCCGTTGCTGGGAACTACATCCGAGAAGCCCTTCCCAACGCTGAAGTCTGGGCTTCTCCCATGGGTTATTCGGGTCTTGTAATAGTTGAAACCAACGATGAGAACGCGGAGGAGAAAATCCTTGAGATACCTGAAGTGGAGCGCGTTATACCCGTCCTCGTCGAGACGAATGCGGAGCTGAAGGAGATAGAGAAAGCCGCCGATGAAATAGCCAGTCTCATAAGTAAAGATGAAACCTTCGCCGTCAAGACCAAGAGGCGCGGAAAGCACGACTTTTCGAGCATCGATGTCAACCGCGTTTTAGGTGCGAGGATCAAGGAGATAACCGATGCGGACGTGAACCTGAGCTGGCCCGACAAGGTGGTCCAGGTTGAGATAATAGGGGATAGGGCGTATATCTCGGTTCTTCCAGGGGAGGAATACCGAAAATACACTCCAGACAAGTTCGACGCCAGGAAGCTCTTTTCCAAGGTTACCCTTGTCCAGATGCCCTACTGGGGCGATTACAAGGCCTGCAGGAAGTTCGGTGAGAAGATCGGCAGGGCGGCCCAGGCCTTTGAGGTCAAAGAACTCATCATAGCACCTAAGGAGAAAATGGACGCCTACGAGCTGATGGAGTTTCTCAGGGGCATCAAGATAGGACAAGAAAGCAGGTACCAGATACAGAGGGAGGCCTATCCCTGGAAGGTTGAGAAGGTTCCCGTGTCTGTGTGGGATCTCTACCAGGTCGTTAGGGACAAGAGAAGGAACAAAAGACTCCTGATAATCACTGATCCTAAGGGGCCTACTTTAGCAGAGGTCAAAGAGAAACTGGCAAAGGACATGCACTACGCCAAGGAAGTAGTCATATTCATTGGTTCGCGGGAAGGCATCCCGAGGGGCCTCTTCAGGTTTGCCGATTACGTGGTTGACCTAGCACCTTACATGACGTTTGCGACCGAGCACGGCATACCAGCGACGCTGGTCTCCCTCTGGGAGGTTTATGAAGAGTTCCTCAGGAAGAGTGAAGAAAAAGCCGAGGACTCTTCCTGA
- a CDS encoding DUF92 domain-containing protein: MTLNIIADIITVLLLGVLAYRSRALDAKGSIAAALLGLGVLVLGGTWTFLALLTFLILGVLATKYRYGEKVKKGLAQSNNGTRSIGNVLGNGLAVLIFLLVEAAVKEDIFWAATFASIATVNGDTLASELGKVLGRKPRLITNLKPVNPGTNGAVSVQGEVIALIGALMIAPFALPLTTHTWKMLLAVTIGGFVGVNLDSLIGATLEEKGITDNNSTNFLASLLGGLIGAALFYALEML, encoded by the coding sequence ATGACTTTGAACATCATTGCTGATATAATCACGGTGCTCCTCCTCGGGGTCCTGGCATATCGCTCCCGAGCCTTAGATGCCAAGGGCTCGATAGCCGCGGCCCTTTTGGGCTTAGGTGTTCTTGTGCTTGGTGGAACGTGGACGTTTCTGGCACTTTTGACCTTCCTTATCCTCGGAGTTCTGGCCACGAAGTATCGGTATGGAGAAAAAGTTAAGAAAGGCCTCGCCCAGTCAAACAACGGCACAAGAAGCATCGGCAACGTTCTCGGAAACGGTCTGGCTGTGCTGATCTTTCTCCTGGTGGAAGCTGCTGTTAAAGAAGATATCTTCTGGGCGGCAACTTTTGCCTCAATAGCCACGGTGAACGGAGATACTCTCGCGAGCGAGCTTGGAAAAGTCCTCGGTAGGAAGCCTAGGCTAATAACCAACTTGAAACCCGTTAATCCCGGAACGAATGGTGCCGTATCAGTCCAGGGTGAGGTTATAGCCCTCATCGGTGCTTTGATGATAGCCCCCTTCGCTCTCCCGCTGACCACTCACACCTGGAAAATGTTACTCGCAGTCACAATTGGCGGTTTCGTTGGCGTGAATCTGGACAGTCTCATTGGAGCGACCCTTGAGGAGAAGGGAATCACTGACAACAACTCCACTAACTTTCTGGCAAGCCTTCTTGGCGGTCTAATCGGTGCTGCTCTCTTCTACGCTCTTGAGATGTTATAA
- a CDS encoding Lrp/AsnC family transcriptional regulator has translation MADKINPVDLRILKLLSKNARLTYKELAELLGTTRQRISRRMNRLEQSGVILKYTVIPDYDALGYVHVVLGITLKPGANVKDAIEALKEDEHVKVIQRALGSHNLVIHVIGPKDMRELERIISEISKKVPAIDHMDVTFITETIKFETL, from the coding sequence ATGGCGGATAAAATAAATCCCGTTGACCTTCGCATCCTTAAGCTTCTCTCAAAGAACGCTCGCCTCACATACAAGGAGCTCGCCGAGCTTCTCGGCACGACAAGGCAGAGAATCTCCCGCAGGATGAACCGCCTTGAGCAGAGCGGTGTAATTTTAAAGTACACCGTGATACCCGATTATGATGCTCTCGGTTACGTTCACGTTGTCCTCGGTATTACTCTGAAGCCCGGTGCAAATGTCAAGGATGCCATAGAGGCCCTTAAGGAAGACGAACACGTCAAGGTGATCCAGCGTGCACTTGGCTCCCACAACCTTGTGATCCACGTAATTGGGCCCAAGGACATGAGGGAGCTTGAAAGGATAATCTCTGAGATATCCAAGAAAGTTCCCGCGATAGACCACATGGACGTAACGTTCATCACTGAGACAATCAAATTTGAGACCCTCTAG
- a CDS encoding MazG nucleotide pyrophosphohydrolase domain-containing protein codes for MNELQRKVDELIQRQGGYWPPFQMLAALVEEVGELADAMLAFEGIKGHGGKEKLEEELGDVLYALLCIANHYGIDAFQALDSTVLKYRKRDLRS; via the coding sequence ATGAATGAACTTCAGAGGAAGGTCGATGAGCTGATCCAGAGGCAGGGGGGCTACTGGCCCCCTTTCCAGATGCTCGCGGCGCTGGTGGAGGAGGTCGGTGAACTCGCCGATGCCATGCTTGCTTTTGAGGGCATTAAGGGACATGGGGGGAAAGAGAAACTTGAAGAGGAGCTCGGCGACGTTCTCTACGCCCTCCTATGTATAGCCAACCACTATGGAATTGACGCCTTCCAGGCCCTTGACAGTACCGTGCTTAAATACCGAAAGAGAGATTTGCGAAGCTGA
- a CDS encoding ArsR/SmtB family transcription factor, whose protein sequence is MNMKVRDIVEKLPERPKKSVFKCYEKCGLPEMEAELEPEVDREIIEFLKALSNPIRLKILKLTRDNWLCVCLLSEVLGEDQTLISHHLRTLKTLDLVKERREGRMRFYKANTERIEELLKKVEGVLVGYE, encoded by the coding sequence ATGAACATGAAGGTAAGGGACATAGTGGAGAAACTCCCCGAAAGGCCCAAAAAGAGCGTCTTCAAGTGCTACGAGAAATGCGGACTTCCCGAGATGGAAGCGGAGCTTGAGCCTGAAGTTGATAGAGAAATCATTGAGTTCTTAAAGGCCCTGTCCAACCCGATAAGGCTCAAGATTCTGAAGCTCACCCGCGACAACTGGCTCTGTGTGTGCCTGCTCTCTGAAGTCCTCGGTGAGGACCAGACCCTCATAAGCCACCACCTCCGCACCCTGAAGACGCTCGACCTTGTGAAGGAGCGCAGAGAAGGTAGGATGCGCTTCTATAAGGCCAACACAGAGAGGATTGAAGAGCTCTTGAAGAAAGTTGAAGGGGTGCTCGTTGGGTATGAATGA